The genomic interval GATATTAAGCGCGGTTCCGGCGGCCCGGGAGTAAAATGAGTTTTATGTTAGGCCGGACATATACCCGCCAGGAGATCCGCGATCTGGCGGGAGGCGGATCTGTGCAGGATTATCTGCCTAATGAGAACGGCAAAGTCCTTTACGCGTGCCTTAGCCAGAAGTACGGGCCGGGTATCCCCAAGGTGGTTTTGGTAGGCCAGGGCCCGGGAGTGCAGCAGCAGGCGGAGATCTTTTGGCAACAGAAGAGCGCGGTGCCGGTGTTTTTTAAAAAGGCGGCCAACCTCTGGGAATACGCCGGTAATTTCCGGCCGGTCAATTCCACGGATGATCCGGACAGTATCGCCGAATTTGCGGAATCATCCGGCCGGATGATTCTGACCAGGATAATTTTTCTGGAGGAAGATAAATAACCGCAAGGCGTTAAGCGCGCATATAACCACCAGGAGGAGGCATGCCTGAGAACAGATTGTTCACTCGCTTCATCGTAGAAGGAGAGGTTCTTGTCCATCCTCACGGCCAGGGGGCAGAGCTGGTCAAGACCGAATTAGTGGATATCAGCTTTAAAGGGGCGGGCGTGTATTCTCCCAAGATGATCGAATTGAATACGCCGGTGAAGTTCATTGTGAGCGGAAAATTATTCAAAAATACCATAAGAGGCGAAGGCAGGATCAAATACGCCCATCCCTGGAAACGCAACGGCCGGGATGTTTTCCGGATAGGCATAGAGTTCGTTGATGTGGACAGCGATCTGGTGATGGACAGGCTGAAGTTCCTGCGGGAGTCATTGCCTAAAAACCAGATGTATTAAAGGCGAAAAATAGTG from Candidatus Omnitrophota bacterium carries:
- a CDS encoding PilZ domain-containing protein, whose amino-acid sequence is MPENRLFTRFIVEGEVLVHPHGQGAELVKTELVDISFKGAGVYSPKMIELNTPVKFIVSGKLFKNTIRGEGRIKYAHPWKRNGRDVFRIGIEFVDVDSDLVMDRLKFLRESLPKNQMY